In a single window of the Gemmatimonadaceae bacterium genome:
- a CDS encoding serine hydrolase — protein sequence MHLLLLAQVITLADTSLAAAIDRRVAATDSAQVAVAIVDLGSGASWYRNADTVFHAASTMKVPVLVEAFYAAREGRISLEQELLVVNQFASIVDGSPYALDARVDGDSALYGLVGRRVPVRDLARRMITRSSNLATNIMVAVLGAGQINTTARKLGVTRSLVLRGVEDQKAFDRGMSNTMTARDLATLFAALQRGQIAGPDDTRDMLDILLAQEFNSKIPAGLPPGTRVAHKTGEITAVSHDGGIVYPPGRAPYVLVVLTRGVRDGRASAALIADISRIVYAHVVGPQAGTQPRP from the coding sequence ATGCATCTGCTGCTGCTCGCGCAGGTGATTACGCTGGCCGACACGTCGCTCGCGGCGGCCATAGACCGGCGCGTAGCCGCGACCGACAGCGCGCAGGTCGCCGTCGCGATCGTTGATCTCGGATCCGGCGCGAGCTGGTACCGCAACGCCGACACGGTCTTTCACGCCGCCAGCACGATGAAGGTGCCGGTGCTGGTCGAAGCGTTTTACGCGGCGCGCGAGGGACGCATCTCGCTCGAGCAGGAGCTGCTGGTCGTGAACCAGTTCGCATCAATCGTCGACGGGAGCCCGTACGCCCTGGACGCCCGCGTGGACGGCGATTCGGCGCTGTACGGACTCGTCGGGCGGCGCGTGCCCGTCCGCGACCTCGCCCGCCGGATGATCACGCGTTCGAGCAACCTCGCGACCAACATCATGGTCGCCGTGCTCGGCGCCGGGCAGATCAACACCACCGCGCGAAAGCTCGGCGTGACCAGATCGCTGGTGCTGCGCGGCGTCGAGGACCAGAAGGCGTTCGACCGCGGGATGAGCAACACCATGACCGCGCGCGATCTCGCCACATTGTTCGCCGCGTTGCAGCGCGGGCAGATCGCCGGGCCGGACGACACCCGCGACATGCTGGACATCCTGCTGGCGCAGGAGTTCAACTCGAAGATCCCGGCTGGGTTGCCGCCGGGAACGCGCGTCGCCCACAAGACCGGCGAGATCACCGCCGTGTCGCACGACGGCGGGATCGTGTACCCGCCGGGGCGCGCGCCCTACGTACTGGTCGTGCTCACCCGCGGCGTACGCGACGGCCGCGCTTCCGCCGCGCTGATCGCCGACATATCGCGAATCGTGTACGCTCACGTTGTCGGGCCACAAGCGGGAACGCAGCCGCGCCCGTGA
- a CDS encoding SDR family oxidoreductase, whose protein sequence is MSKADFSGKTVVLTGVGRAGQVGEIVARAFADAGARMALIDRDDQVKARAAELGGNASAHVCDLTNADEVAATARQIEADSGGSIAALVNLAGGFGMSGPVADSDPAVLHKQIAINLTTAYLATRAFLPLLRKGKGAIVYFASASVLPDGASKNISGYAAAKAGVLALMRSVAAEELGAVRANALAPTQIRTAENVAAMGADAAYVEREAVAEAVLFLCSSASRNVTGQAIKLQ, encoded by the coding sequence GTGAGCAAAGCCGATTTTTCGGGAAAGACCGTCGTCCTCACCGGCGTCGGCCGCGCCGGCCAGGTCGGTGAAATCGTGGCCAGGGCGTTCGCCGACGCCGGCGCGCGGATGGCGCTGATCGACCGGGACGACCAGGTGAAGGCGCGGGCGGCCGAGCTCGGCGGCAACGCGTCCGCCCACGTCTGCGATCTCACGAACGCGGACGAGGTCGCCGCCACGGCGCGGCAAATCGAAGCGGATAGCGGCGGATCGATAGCCGCGCTCGTCAATCTCGCGGGCGGCTTCGGCATGAGCGGCCCGGTCGCCGACAGCGACCCCGCCGTTCTGCACAAGCAGATCGCGATCAACCTCACCACGGCCTATCTCGCGACGCGCGCCTTCCTCCCGCTGCTGCGCAAGGGAAAAGGCGCGATCGTGTATTTCGCGTCGGCCTCCGTTCTCCCCGACGGCGCGTCGAAGAACATCAGCGGGTACGCGGCGGCGAAAGCGGGCGTGCTCGCGCTCATGCGATCCGTCGCCGCCGAGGAGCTTGGCGCGGTGCGGGCGAACGCGCTCGCGCCCACGCAGATAAGGACCGCCGAGAACGTCGCCGCGATGGGCGCGGACGCCGCGTACGTCGAGCGCGAGGCCGTCGCCGAGGCCGTGCTCTTCCTCTGCTCGAGCGCGAGCCGCAACGTCACCGGACAGGCGATCAAGCTCCAGTGA
- a CDS encoding aspartate carbamoyltransferase catalytic subunit: MSGALGKDLLGLEPLSAEQIKLILDTAEPFKEISERAIKKVPTLRGSTIVNLFFENSTRTRISFEFAEKRLSADPVNVSATGSSVSKGETLVDTARNLEAMRIDMVVIRHGSSGAAQFLAERIKSNVINAGDGMHEHPTQGLLDLLTLRDHFGGLAGKRVCICGDVLHSRVARSNIWGLRKVGAEVAVCGPRSLLPSAIEELGVTVFDHIEDAIEWADALNVLRLQIERMTGGYIPSLREYNRVFGVTRDRLARAPRDVLILHPGPMNRGVEIDSDVADGDHSVILDQVTNGIAIRMAVLYLLAGGNPTLAESAKAAAR, translated from the coding sequence ATGAGCGGCGCGCTCGGGAAGGATCTGCTCGGCCTCGAGCCGCTCTCCGCCGAGCAGATCAAGCTCATTCTCGACACCGCCGAGCCGTTCAAGGAGATCAGCGAGCGCGCCATCAAGAAGGTCCCGACGCTGCGCGGCTCCACCATCGTGAACCTGTTCTTCGAGAACTCGACGCGCACGCGCATCTCCTTCGAGTTCGCCGAGAAGCGGCTCTCCGCCGATCCGGTGAACGTCTCGGCCACGGGCTCCAGCGTGTCCAAGGGCGAGACGCTGGTGGACACCGCCCGCAACCTCGAGGCGATGCGGATCGACATGGTCGTGATCCGCCACGGCTCTTCCGGCGCCGCGCAGTTCCTCGCCGAGCGCATCAAGTCGAACGTCATCAACGCGGGCGACGGCATGCACGAGCATCCCACGCAGGGGCTGCTCGATCTCCTGACGCTGCGCGATCACTTCGGCGGCCTGGCGGGCAAGCGCGTGTGCATCTGCGGCGACGTGCTGCACTCCCGCGTCGCGCGCTCCAACATCTGGGGGCTCCGCAAGGTGGGCGCCGAAGTCGCGGTGTGCGGCCCCCGCTCGCTCCTGCCGAGCGCGATCGAGGAGCTGGGCGTGACCGTGTTCGACCACATCGAGGACGCCATCGAATGGGCCGACGCGCTCAACGTTCTCCGGCTCCAGATCGAGCGCATGACGGGCGGGTACATTCCCTCGCTGCGCGAGTACAACCGCGTGTTCGGCGTGACGCGCGACCGGCTGGCGCGCGCGCCGCGGGACGTGCTCATCCTTCACCCCGGGCCGATGAACCGCGGCGTCGAGATCGACTCCGACGTGGCCGACGGCGACCATTCCGTGATACTGGACCAGGTAACCAACGGGATCGCGATCCGCATGGCGGTGCTGTATCTGCTCGCCGGCGGGAATCCCACGCTGGCGGAGTCCGCCAAGGCGGCGGCCAGGTGA
- a CDS encoding XRE family transcriptional regulator — MPTRIHRSTGNVFRDVGFPPEEAENLRIRSELMIQVRKILEGRKLTQAAAAKVFGVTQPRISDLVRGRIELFSIDGLVNMLAHSGVRVSIVVKRARQVA; from the coding sequence ATGCCGACGAGAATACACCGGTCGACCGGCAACGTCTTTCGAGATGTCGGCTTTCCGCCCGAGGAGGCCGAGAACCTTCGTATTCGCTCCGAGTTGATGATTCAGGTGCGAAAGATTCTCGAGGGGCGGAAACTGACGCAGGCGGCCGCGGCAAAAGTCTTCGGGGTTACCCAACCTCGGATAAGCGACCTTGTCCGCGGGCGCATCGAGCTTTTCAGCATCGACGGGTTGGTCAACATGCTCGCGCACTCCGGCGTGCGGGTGAGCATCGTCGTGAAACGAGCCCGGCAGGTCGCCTAG
- a CDS encoding MFS transporter produces MSETAAVGERFTIDKKSLRNVIAASSAGTMIEWYDFYIFGALAAVLSTHFYPEGSPTLNFLKTLATFAVGFAVRPFGALVFGRIGDLVGRKFAFLITLLIMGGATAAIGFLPTYSQIGTAAPILLVIFRLLQGLALGGEYGGAAIYVAEHSPDGKRGFYTSFIQTTATLGLFLSLGVILIVRASMSEEAFRAWGWRIPFLLSIVLVGLSYYIRSRLAESPLYTRLKQAGKTSKAPITDSFGTWPRWKFFLLVLFGATAGQAVVWYTGQFYALFFMQTVLQVPLTMSYFIVAAALILGTPMFIVFGALSDKIGRKKVMMAGNLLAALSYIPIYMAMKHFADPVNPVMLTALVLLQVVFVTMVYGPIAAFLVEAFPAKIRYTSLSLPYHFGNGWFGGFLPLIATALVARTGNIYAGLLFPITIALTTFVVGSLYLTEQHKTRIWDEVEGEEQAA; encoded by the coding sequence ATGAGTGAGACGGCGGCGGTCGGCGAGAGGTTTACGATAGACAAGAAGTCGCTGCGAAACGTGATCGCGGCTTCGTCCGCGGGCACGATGATCGAGTGGTACGACTTCTACATCTTCGGCGCCCTCGCGGCCGTGCTCTCGACGCACTTTTACCCAGAGGGGAGCCCGACACTCAACTTCCTCAAGACGCTGGCGACGTTCGCCGTCGGCTTCGCGGTGCGTCCGTTCGGCGCGCTGGTGTTCGGCAGGATCGGCGATCTGGTCGGACGCAAATTCGCTTTCCTGATCACGCTGCTGATCATGGGCGGCGCGACCGCGGCGATCGGCTTCCTCCCCACGTACTCGCAGATCGGGACGGCCGCGCCCATCCTGCTCGTGATCTTCCGGCTGCTCCAGGGTCTCGCCCTCGGCGGCGAGTACGGCGGCGCCGCGATCTACGTGGCCGAGCACTCGCCGGACGGGAAGCGCGGCTTCTACACGAGCTTCATTCAGACGACGGCGACGCTCGGGCTCTTTCTCTCGCTCGGCGTCATCCTGATCGTGCGGGCGTCCATGTCCGAGGAAGCATTCCGGGCCTGGGGCTGGAGAATTCCGTTCCTGCTCTCGATCGTGCTGGTCGGCCTGTCGTACTACATCAGGAGCCGCCTGGCCGAGTCGCCGCTGTACACGCGGCTCAAGCAGGCGGGGAAGACGTCGAAGGCGCCGATCACCGATTCGTTCGGCACGTGGCCGCGCTGGAAGTTCTTCCTGCTGGTGCTGTTCGGCGCGACGGCGGGGCAGGCGGTGGTCTGGTACACGGGTCAGTTCTACGCGCTCTTCTTCATGCAGACGGTGCTGCAGGTCCCGCTGACCATGTCGTACTTCATCGTCGCGGCCGCGCTCATCCTCGGCACGCCGATGTTCATCGTCTTCGGCGCGCTGTCCGACAAGATCGGCCGCAAGAAGGTGATGATGGCGGGCAACCTGCTCGCGGCGCTGTCGTACATTCCCATTTACATGGCGATGAAGCACTTCGCGGATCCCGTCAATCCCGTGATGTTGACCGCCCTCGTGCTGCTCCAGGTGGTCTTCGTGACGATGGTGTACGGCCCGATCGCGGCGTTTCTCGTGGAGGCGTTTCCGGCGAAGATCCGCTACACCTCGCTGTCACTGCCGTATCACTTCGGCAACGGCTGGTTCGGCGGCTTCCTGCCGCTGATCGCCACCGCGCTCGTGGCCCGGACCGGAAACATCTACGCCGGGCTTCTCTTTCCGATCACCATCGCGCTGACGACTTTCGTGGTGGGCTCGCTCTACCTCACCGAGCAGCACAAGACGCGCATATGGGATGAGGTCGAGGGGGAGGAGCAGGCCGCGTGA
- the pyrR gene encoding bifunctional pyr operon transcriptional regulator/uracil phosphoribosyltransferase PyrR, with product MPSRDSTLLDTRAVERTLKRMADEILELTGGTDDLVLVGIQRRGVQLADRLVDLISASETVRVPRGALDITLYRDDLQTVGPRPVVGRTDLPWELDHRKVVIVDDVLYTGRTVRAALDELADFGRPARIALAVLIDRGGRELPIHADIVGKKVDVESGDRVDVLLEEVDGKTCVVVSRADSA from the coding sequence ATGCCCTCCCGCGACTCGACTCTCCTGGACACGCGCGCAGTCGAGCGAACGTTGAAGCGCATGGCCGACGAGATCCTCGAGCTCACCGGCGGCACCGACGACCTCGTGCTCGTCGGGATCCAGCGGCGGGGCGTCCAGCTCGCCGACCGCCTGGTCGATCTCATCTCGGCGAGCGAGACGGTCCGCGTTCCGCGCGGCGCCCTCGACATCACGCTCTACCGCGACGACCTCCAGACCGTGGGCCCGCGCCCCGTCGTGGGCCGCACCGATCTCCCCTGGGAGCTCGACCACCGCAAAGTCGTCATCGTGGACGACGTGCTCTATACCGGCCGCACCGTCCGCGCGGCGCTGGACGAGCTGGCCGATTTCGGCAGGCCGGCCCGGATCGCGCTGGCCGTGCTGATCGATCGCGGCGGGCGCGAGCTTCCGATCCACGCCGACATCGTCGGCAAGAAGGTCGACGTCGAGAGCGGCGACCGCGTCGACGTCCTGCTGGAGGAAGTGGACGGAAAGACCTGCGTCGTCGTTTCGCGGGCCGACAGCGCATGA
- a CDS encoding dicarboxylate/amino acid:cation symporter — MNKSLALILALIAGLAIGALLRAYDPALADSAIALADPVGTLWVNAIRMTVIPLVVSTVLAALLAPGSRALFAQLGWRAAALLGVLALVLSSVSVLAAGSAFAWLPLDDARAAASGLATTGLAAEVPGIGEWLVSLIPVNPVKAAADGAMLPLLIFTISFGLAATTLAEAGRERLRELTVAISDTMLRIVEFVLLLAPVGVFALSLVLAARLGASAVGALGVFVAVVVVLCVLTIAAFYPLVAVASTTRVRDFAAASTAGQALAFSARSSLAALPAMLEGARERLAVHRDLPGFFLPISASIFRPGSAVAIPAGAIFVARLYGVDLGAADLITIAVTSALLTFSVPSIPGGTILIMAPVLAAVGIPVAGIGVLLALDAIPDMFRTTTNVTGHMAAVTILDRWAGDAALPEPAAGHE; from the coding sequence GTGAACAAGTCGCTCGCGCTGATCCTTGCTCTGATCGCGGGCCTGGCAATCGGCGCGCTGCTCCGCGCGTACGATCCGGCGCTGGCCGATTCCGCGATCGCGCTGGCCGACCCGGTGGGGACGCTCTGGGTCAACGCGATCCGGATGACGGTGATTCCGCTGGTCGTGTCCACCGTCCTCGCGGCGCTGCTCGCGCCGGGGTCGCGCGCGCTGTTCGCCCAGCTCGGCTGGCGCGCCGCCGCGCTGCTCGGGGTGCTGGCGCTCGTGCTTTCGTCGGTGTCCGTGCTTGCGGCGGGGTCCGCGTTCGCGTGGCTGCCGCTGGACGACGCGCGCGCCGCGGCGTCCGGGCTCGCCACCACCGGGCTGGCCGCGGAGGTGCCGGGCATCGGGGAATGGCTCGTCAGTCTCATACCCGTAAATCCGGTGAAGGCCGCCGCCGACGGCGCGATGCTCCCGCTGTTGATCTTCACGATCTCGTTCGGACTCGCCGCCACGACCCTCGCTGAAGCGGGTCGCGAGCGGCTGCGCGAGCTGACCGTCGCCATCTCCGACACGATGCTGCGCATCGTCGAGTTCGTGCTCCTGCTCGCGCCGGTCGGTGTGTTCGCGCTGTCCCTCGTGTTGGCCGCGCGGCTCGGCGCGAGCGCGGTCGGCGCGCTCGGCGTCTTCGTGGCCGTGGTTGTCGTGCTGTGCGTGCTGACCATCGCCGCCTTTTATCCGCTCGTGGCGGTCGCCTCCACGACGAGGGTGCGCGATTTCGCCGCGGCCTCCACCGCCGGACAGGCGCTTGCCTTCAGCGCGCGCTCGTCGCTGGCCGCGCTGCCGGCGATGCTGGAGGGCGCCAGGGAGCGGCTCGCGGTGCACCGCGATCTCCCCGGTTTCTTTCTGCCGATCTCGGCTTCGATCTTCCGCCCCGGAAGCGCCGTGGCGATTCCCGCCGGCGCCATCTTCGTGGCGCGGCTGTACGGCGTCGACCTCGGCGCCGCCGACCTCATTACGATCGCGGTGACTTCCGCGCTGCTCACGTTCAGCGTGCCGTCCATTCCGGGAGGAACGATTCTCATCATGGCGCCGGTTCTCGCGGCCGTCGGAATCCCGGTTGCGGGTATCGGCGTGCTGCTCGCTCTCGATGCCATCCCCGACATGTTTCGCACAACCACGAACGTGACCGGTCACATGGCGGCCGTCACGATACTGGACCGGTGGGCCGGTGACGCCGCGCTCCCCGAACCGGCTGCCGGCCATGAGTGA
- a CDS encoding dihydroorotase, translating to MTQPILLRGGRVVDPSRKIDAQQDVLLAAGLIEACGRGLAAPDGARVLDCAGMIVSPGFIDVHCHLREPGREDVETVATGARAAAAGGFTAVCAMPNTDPVTDNQAAVGFIIRQAQRAKAARVHPIGAISLGQRGEALAEFGEMIGAGAVAVSDDGRPVASAQLMRTALEYARTFNIPVIDHCEEPTLSHGGAMNEGIVSARLGLKGIPSEAEEIMVIRDILLARRTKGHVHLAHMSTVGSVELIRWGKERGINVTAEVCPHHLTLTEDRVGAYDTNAKMNPPLRTAADVAALRDAVADGTIDLIATDHAPHHYDEKEQEFANAPNGIVGLETALAVVHTKLVAGGVLDYPRLVERMSCAPARVFHLPGGTLERGAVADVTVFDPRAEWTVDPAAFLSKGRNTPYAGEKLHGRAIFTIVDGEIVYTMPNTTR from the coding sequence GTGACGCAGCCGATTCTGCTCCGCGGCGGCCGGGTCGTGGATCCCTCGCGGAAGATCGACGCTCAGCAGGACGTGCTGCTCGCCGCCGGCCTGATCGAAGCCTGCGGCAGAGGTCTCGCAGCGCCCGACGGCGCGCGCGTGCTCGACTGCGCCGGGATGATCGTCTCGCCCGGGTTCATCGACGTGCACTGCCACCTGCGCGAGCCGGGAAGGGAGGACGTCGAGACCGTGGCCACGGGCGCGCGGGCCGCGGCGGCCGGCGGATTCACCGCCGTCTGCGCCATGCCGAACACCGATCCGGTCACCGACAACCAGGCCGCGGTCGGGTTCATCATCCGGCAGGCGCAGCGCGCGAAGGCCGCGCGCGTGCACCCGATCGGCGCGATCTCGCTCGGGCAGCGCGGCGAAGCGCTCGCCGAGTTCGGCGAGATGATCGGGGCCGGGGCCGTCGCGGTGAGCGACGACGGGCGGCCCGTCGCCAGCGCGCAGCTCATGCGGACCGCGCTGGAATACGCGCGGACGTTCAACATCCCCGTCATCGACCATTGCGAGGAGCCGACGCTCTCGCACGGCGGCGCGATGAACGAGGGGATCGTGAGCGCGCGGCTCGGCCTCAAGGGGATTCCCTCGGAGGCCGAGGAGATCATGGTCATACGCGACATCCTGCTGGCGCGGCGCACGAAGGGGCACGTCCACCTCGCGCACATGAGCACCGTTGGGTCGGTCGAGCTGATCCGCTGGGGAAAGGAGCGCGGGATCAACGTGACCGCGGAGGTGTGTCCGCATCACCTCACGCTCACCGAGGATCGGGTCGGCGCATACGACACCAACGCCAAGATGAACCCGCCGCTGCGGACCGCCGCGGACGTGGCCGCGCTGCGCGACGCGGTGGCGGACGGCACGATAGACCTCATCGCCACGGACCACGCGCCGCACCACTACGACGAGAAGGAGCAGGAGTTCGCCAACGCTCCCAACGGCATCGTCGGGCTGGAGACCGCGCTTGCCGTCGTGCACACCAAGCTCGTGGCGGGCGGGGTGCTCGACTACCCGCGGCTCGTCGAGCGCATGTCGTGCGCGCCGGCGCGCGTGTTCCACCTTCCCGGCGGGACGCTTGAGCGCGGCGCCGTCGCCGACGTGACGGTTTTCGACCCCCGCGCCGAGTGGACGGTGGATCCGGCCGCCTTCCTCTCGAAGGGGCGCAACACGCCGTACGCCGGCGAGAAGCTTCACGGCCGCGCGATTTTTACTATCGTTGATGGAGAGATCGTCTACACGATGCCGAACACGACGAGGTGA